The region AGACGAAATTTCACCAGCACTTGTCAAAGCTATTGATCAGTCAACGATTTCAATCATTGTGTTATCTAAAAACTATGCATCATCCGGATGGTGCTTGGATGAGCTAATGAAGATCCTTGAGTGTAGAGAAAAATGGGGGCAACAGGTTTTACCATTGTTCTATGACGTAGATCCGGCAGATATACGGCGTCAAATCAATTGTGTTGGAGAAGCATTTGCTAAACTTGAAGAAAGGTTCAAGAATGATGAAATGAAGGTGAAGGAGTGGAAGGAAGCCCTAAAAAAAGTGGCAAATTTGCCCGGAATGCATTTGGGAAACAAGTATTTCTAACCACCCTTGCTGCCGTCCTTGTAGATTAATTAATCTCGtgtgttaatatatatatatatatatatatgttttctagTTATAGTACATCGATCGTTATACAACTGCTTCCAGGTgaagtatatttttatatttaaaaatgttttagacGCCATAATTTGCTTTAAATAACTTATTCATGGCATACTCATTTAGAATGAACTTTTCATTTGCTGTGGTATTTATTTATAACTTTTTACCTAGCTTTTCTTACTAATTacatgttttataaaaagattCGTTCTGTTATTttgcattattttaatatttattctgatttttttccTAGCTTGTCATCTTTTTATCTTATCAGAAAGAAttctaaatttattaaaactttcATTTACATTAAGATCATCATAACCGGATCATATTTCTATTCTTTTAATGTGAAAGGAACTTGATCATTAAATGTTTCTTATTGTTTGTATTGGTTATAGGGATGAATCTAAATTTATTGACGAAATCATTGAATGGCTGAATTGGACATTAGCTAAAAAGATAGACTTCGAAGTTGCCCAGCATCCAATTGGAATAGAGTCTCATATACAACAATTGAAGTCCCTTTTAGATATTGAGAAGAATAATGGTACATGCATGTTAGGGATCTTGGGAATGGGCGGCATTGGAAAAACAACTATTGCCAAAGCGATCTATAACTCGATTGCTTTTCGGTTTGAAGTAAGTTGTTTTCTTGAAAACATTAGAGAAACTTTCCAAAAGGAGGGTCCGATCCATTTGCAAAAGAAACTTCTTTCTAAAATCATCACAAATCCAAAGATTGGTAATGTTGATGAAGGAATTACTTTGATAAGGGAAAGGCTTTCCTCTAAAAGGGTACTTCTAATTCTTGATGATGTGGATCATTCAAGCCAATTAGAAAAGATAGCTAGAGAAAGTGATTGGTTTGGTTTAGGAAGTAGAATCATCATAACAACAAGAGATAATCATCTACTAACTCAACATCAAGCTTTACCTTACAAGGTAGAGGGATTGGATGAGAACACAAGTCTTCAGCTCTTTAGTTGGCATGCCTTCAATAGAGATAGACCTGATCCTGATTTTTTGGAACTTGCACAAGATGCAGTATGTTATACTCGGGGATTGCCACTAGCTTTAACATTATTGGGCTCGACTCTAAAAGGTAGAGATATACTTTATTGGAAAAGTAAATTGgatgtgtataaaagaattcCTAatgaaaatattcttcaaaaacTTAGAATAAGTTATGATGGATTGGAGAAAAATGTGAAGAATGTTTTCCTTGACATTGCTTGTTTCTTTAAAGGACAAGGTGTGACATATGTCACAAAAGCACTAGATAGTTTTGGTTTCCATTCATATAGTAGTATCGAAGAGCTCAAGGACAAGTGTCTCATAACTGAGTCTCTCATAACTGAGTCTCGAGGACAAATTGAGATGCATGACTTGTTGCAAGAAATGGGTAGAGAAATTGTTCGGCAAGAATCACCTGAAGAACCTGGAAAGCGCAGTAGGTTATGGTTTCATGAAGATGTTTGTCATGTCCTAAGAGAAGATACGGTAAGATTatatcaaaaatcatttttaattttacattttttttgttctttttcataAGTTAGTCTACTAGAAAAATATTGAACCTTTTCTTTTCATAAAAAAGTCTGAAAATTTATGTGCAAATATATGTATGTCGATACATATATGTTATAGAAAAGAATCGAATAAATAGAATGGATTTAATTTCAAAACCGAATTAAaattatacaataattacaatagAGTCTGACTGCTAATTTAATTGGCTGTGGTTTTGTAAAACCATttgtaaaattgttttcaaataaCAAGATAGTTAATTTATCACGGCCTCATTGggattttacaaaataaaatttttttataagaatttacaaaataacaattttgctTGAAGTTAGATGTTTATGGGACTTCAAGGGTCGAATATTCACAGAAAAATAGTGATGCTCATAATAGAAGGAGAACAAGTGAGGTTATATAATCCCACCTtcatcaggaaaaaaaaaaaaaaaaaattcctattagaaatttagaagattataataaacttttttaaaattttaaatataacttttgtaaaataaaaaaaaataataaaaacacatttttcaaaacaaaccacaaaatactttataaaaaataaaaacaaaattctttttAGAAAACGTCCTACACCTTTGTAATCCAATGCGTGAAAGCTAGTCTTACGCACATCTATATAAAAGAATAAGTGAAGACCAACCTCCTTGAATGCCTCTCGTGGAGGGGAGAGGGAGCCAGGGAGGAGACCCACCTCCTCCTTTCAGTGAAGGGATGCCCCACTTGTGGAGGTCAACATCCTGCTATTTGTGAACAGTACATACAACATTAATGAACATTTCAAAATTTGTACTTTGTGAAAAACTCTTTAAAAAGAAAGCTACAATCAAAACTACTTTAGAAAACTTTTCCAAAGAGGTGGTAAAAACAttaatttctcaatttttaaaggaaaataattttatttttgtaggtGTTGGGGTGTTGATTAAATgtataacaaataaaaacagtacttttttttttaaaaaaaaaaaggaagttggGGTGGTGCATGCCGCCGTCTGATGGTGGCCAAACAAATTTTGGTAGCCGCATATATAGAGGCCACTAGATGCATCTTGCAACCCCGCCGTTGCTGCTAGATGCATCTAGCAGCCTCGTGCTAGCCGTAACGCATCTAGCTAGCTGCTAGGCAGTTGTTGCAAATGGTGGTTTCAacattcttcttctctctctctctctctcttcttcttcttcttcttccttttttttttttttttttttttttttttttttttaattttttaatttttctctttggaaaaacgagaaaattatttttttattaattttttttattttgtaaaaatattttccattttttttttaaaaaaaaaaacttataaaatttttaccaaattaatttttatttataaacccCACATTCAACGCTTTTTTAAAATGTGACCCATACCAAAtcaattctcaatttttatctttttcaaaactattttcaaaattcaaaacacttctaaaaactttaccaaacaagctGCCACTTTTAATACTTTGTTATCCAGTTTACAATAACCAATTAAAGAAATTTGACGAATAATACTACAAAAGAGCTTAATAAATGGAATGCTTTTAATTAAGAagcataaataaaattatataactacttttattattttaaagatgtGCACTTTATGAGTATCttgccttttcttttataaaaaagtaagggtaatatgtaaatatatataaaagacaaaTTAATTTTGAGAATATGATGATCAATCATTTTAGGACGTTcccataataaaaataaattactcatttttgatgattttgttggTACACTTAACTATACTTTGTCTTGTCAGGGAACAAACAAAGTTGAGGCCATATTGATAAATTTGCCTGGAAAAGAGATATACTTGAATTCCGAAACCTTCGAGAAGATGAAAAAGCTCAGGCTATTAATAATTGCTGCAAGGTGTTATGGAGAGCCCAATTTTCGCTCTAATAAGTTAAGATTGCTTGACTGGAATAGATATCAAGGAGAATCTTTACCATCCAATTTTTATGGAAATAACCTCGTTGTTTTAAAACTGGAAGTGAGTAAACTCAAGACATTGGAGGGAGTCCAGGTAGAATTATCATCTTTAATATTTCTTGGTTTCAATTACATTGTAAACTTGTTTCAAAGTTCAAACTAAtttatttcctcttttttttttgacagaatTTCCAAAACATGAGAATTATGGATTTCTCTTCTTGTAAATTCATAAGAGAAATCCCTGATGTTTCAAGGCTTTCAAATTTAGAGGAATTGATTCTTTCGTGTTGCCGAAATTTAGTTGAGGTTCATTGTTCTGTTGGATTACTTGATAAGCTCGTTGTTTTGAATCTTAATAGCTGCTATAATCTTACGATTTTGCCAAGAAGCTTTAGGTTGAGATCTCTAGAACGTCTTGACCTTATGTTTTGTAGAATGCTTAAAACCTTTCCTGAAATTGAGTTTCCAATGGAAGTTTTAGAGTTCATCGGCTTAGGATATACTGGCATAGAGGAATTGCCTTCATCCATTGGGTACCTCGTTGGGCTTAAACAATTGCATCTTTCAGATTGCAGAGACCTCACAAATCTTCCACATACTATTTATAAGTTGCAACATTTGAAAGAACTTAATTTGCTTAATTGCAAGGGACTCCAAGAAATTTTAAGATTTCCACCAAATGTAGTAGAAGTGCAAGCTGCCTGGTGCGAGTCATTGGCGATATTTTTAGAAGAACCTAGAAGATCTCAGTTGCTTAATATGTGGGATCCACCAGAGCCAGAGGGGGTTGGAACGACATCTTCAGCACCGCAATCGTCGAGTCTTGGAAACAATGTTGTAACAGAATCAGATTTCGTGATTGAACGTGATTGCCCTCGTAATTTGAAAGTTCTAGATCTATCAAATAGCGCTATTGTTAGCCTTCCTGCATGGCTCAACGAATTTGCTGGATTGGAGGAGCTTTACTTGAGCCATTGCAAGAAACTTGAAGAAATTCCAGAACTTccaccaaatataaaaaatgtatgtGCGAATGGATGCACGTCATTGGAAAGATttcaatataataatataaacgATTTACCAATGCTTGAATGGATTGAATTCTCCGATTGCCATCGATTGCGTGAAAATATGGGGGATGATCTGCAAATTCGTTTAATGAGTGAGGTACATATCTATATTCACATATATACCTGTTGGTGTTTGACTTTATTTGTTGGTTTTATCATTGAAAATTTGTCATATCCGTGTAACAGGGACATCCTAAGAAACGCGAATTTGGCTGTATATTTCCGGGAAATAAGATTCCAGATTGCTTCAGCCAACGTGAAGCGATTTCATATACTGATTGGTGTGAAATTAATATCAATGAGCCTCTACATTTGGATTTGGAGAATACAATATTTGCATTCTCTGCTGTTATTGAAACAGAGGATGTAGAAGATGAGGTTTGTTTTCGAATTCTCGTTGAAGTCATCAACAATGGTCAACTAATCTATTGTCATAGGTCTATTTGGATAAGTTACGCAGCCGGCTCAGATCATGTATATTTGCATTACTCTGGTTCACCCCATTCTCGGCTAAAGATGGATAATCTTCGAGTTACATTTAAATTAGAGTTTGGCAGTTATTCTAAGACTGTGATCCTTAAAACTTGCGGATTCCATCTACAACATAGATATGAAGAGGACGCCATAGATTTAATGGATCGTATTCAACATTCTAAGAGAAGCcgtggtgatgatgatgatggcaACTTGGAATCCAATTGTTACCCACAACAAAAGAGGCATTCTTCAATCTTGGGCATTAGCATTCCAGATGTAGAGGAAACTCCCCTTGGTGAATCACAACTACACCAATCAAATCACCCAGGCACTTAAACAGGCCaccttcttttcactttttcctcTAAGTACCCTATAATGCTCgttaattttgttttgggttaACTGCTGAATGGGGTGGGTTCGGAGGGCTGGATGGTTTGGAGACGATTATGCCATTTTTTCGAATCTTTGGTGCAATTGACAAATGGGGTTCCATATGCGAATGCGTGGGACATATTCAGCAATTGGACCATGAGCGACTATTTGGGACAGAGTCACTAGCTTGGGTTCTAATAATGTAAGTGCTGCACTTATTTATACTcttattttgtaatatttatacTCCTATTTTGTAATTAATATAAGTGCTTCTTAACCCTTCAAAATTAAAAGCATGGTGTAGAAATTAATCTTGCTCAAGTGAATGAGCCAGGTTGTGAAACCAACATGGCTCATTTACAGGAATGATGATGATATACACATTAgctttattttgagaaatgacgATGGATGGTGGTAGCACAGTCAAAGGGCTGGTTGGCAACCTTGAGTCAAACGATTCAACCAgtcttgtgtgtttttgtaTGTATGTTCTCTTGAATGGCATTGATGTTGCTTTTATACTTTTTGTGGCATAAATTGATCAGCAATGATAAATAATACTGGAGGACTGCTAGCAAGACATATTGAAGGATTTCCTTTTGCTCTGGGTTTGTGTGTTTTACAGGACTTGCATAATCTGGCAGGAGAGTCACATACTGCAACCTCCACTTCAGATGTAATGCTAGTGTTTTTACTCTCCATAGCCTCTCTTTATAATTCTCTTTTGTTAAGTGTTTAAGGTTAAATTATCCAAGCGATTATAATTGAACTCTGTGGCAAGGAATTGACTTTGCAATGCTTAGTTAAATGTTTAGCAACTCTACATCAAATAGTCATAGtctctatttttgttttgtttcattttagTACTTTGCTAAGGCACTTCTTAATCATGGCCATGCTCTTTTGTAAGATTGGAATTAACCCGATTCAAAGATTTGGTCATTCTGCTTAATGAGTTATTgaataaaacttttgttttgcgGCCTTATAGCTCAGGGATAAAGTTCACCTGAACATAAACTTTGCTAAAATTATTCCCTCTCTTCAAGGtcaagttataatttttttcacaaatttgcttttttctgtctttctttctattttttttcttcttttaatttaagCAACAACTACAAATTAAGAGAAAAGGAGTTGTTCTAACATAAAAACTTGATTACACTGTCACTATGAATAAATGGAGAAAGGATCACATTATCCATCTCAATTACCCaactaatttcatgttgaagTGGAATTTGTAGGGTAGTCTTACCAAACAATccatggctatctcatcaggcAGGCTCAGAATCAACTGCTGCTGCTGTTGTTTGAGTTTCTGAAAATTCTCATTACTGTTCAATCTGTGCTTGTCccctttcttgtttcttgtaCCATATTCAGTCTCTTTCAAGAAGGAACAAAATTTATGAGATTTGATGCGGAATTCAGGATTCTTACCGAGGATAATATGAACATGGCTGTGAATAATTTCCTTTGTTGGTTTAAATATTAGAGAATTGTATGATATGGAGAATAATAACATTCTTTGATTGAAGTTGGTACTTTTGGCTATATAAGGTTTTCAGGTGGGGGAACAAGAAATACTTATCCCTACCATTTAAGAATGTTGCAATGACATCTTAAGGTTGTGGAAGCAGGTGCTACTTGCAAttgattttgtaaaatatttacgtgcattaataaaaaaagattaagaataGGAAGTTTGTTCACTCTTTCCAAACCAAATTCCTATATACTAACAAACATTTTTCTGGTTCTTTTGGGGCAGAGTTTTGATTGTTGCTGCTGGACCTTTCCTTGGTATCTTGTTCAGCAATATACAAGAATTTCGGAAACAATTCTGGCAATGCGCACTATTAGTATTAGACCGCTTTAGGGTTTCGGCTCTTGGTGATAACTATTTCAAAAATGACTCATTTTTTCATGTCTTTCTTCCATTCTCTCACttattaaaattaccattggatctaTTAGGTTCATGTGAGACCCTCATATGAGCTACATAGATCTAAtaatggtgatttttaaaagtgagGATAGAAGGACATGAAGGGAATCTGTAGCACATCTCTagacatttttctctttttcttgtatGGTTGGCCTAGATGCTCTGGGTTTGCAATTTACCAAATGGACTACTTTGCTGGGAATTGCAAGTCCTCTTTGAGGCCACATTGCACTTACCGGCTGATATTGTGTGGAATTTGTTCTACGTGTGGTTACATTAtggaaatttattatttttttaaaaaaaaaaagtgtttcttGGACTGTTACATGATACTCCACATATTAATagtta is a window of Alnus glutinosa chromosome 4, dhAlnGlut1.1, whole genome shotgun sequence DNA encoding:
- the LOC133866000 gene encoding disease resistance protein RUN1-like produces the protein MALYGASSSSSPIRPRAYYDVFLSFRGEDTRRSFTGHLCSALRRTGINTFMDDTLERGDEISPALVKAIDQSTISIIVLSKNYASSGWCLDELMKILECREKWGQQVLPLFYDVDPADIRRQINCVGEAFAKLEERFKNDEMKVKEWKEALKKVANLPGMHLGNKDESKFIDEIIEWLNWTLAKKIDFEVAQHPIGIESHIQQLKSLLDIEKNNGTCMLGILGMGGIGKTTIAKAIYNSIAFRFEVSCFLENIRETFQKEGPIHLQKKLLSKIITNPKIGNVDEGITLIRERLSSKRVLLILDDVDHSSQLEKIARESDWFGLGSRIIITTRDNHLLTQHQALPYKVEGLDENTSLQLFSWHAFNRDRPDPDFLELAQDAVCYTRGLPLALTLLGSTLKGRDILYWKSKLDVYKRIPNENILQKLRISYDGLEKNVKNVFLDIACFFKGQGVTYVTKALDSFGFHSYSSIEELKDKCLITESLITESRGQIEMHDLLQEMGREIVRQESPEEPGKRSRLWFHEDVCHVLREDTGTNKVEAILINLPGKEIYLNSETFEKMKKLRLLIIAARCYGEPNFRSNKLRLLDWNRYQGESLPSNFYGNNLVVLKLEVSKLKTLEGVQNFQNMRIMDFSSCKFIREIPDVSRLSNLEELILSCCRNLVEVHCSVGLLDKLVVLNLNSCYNLTILPRSFRLRSLERLDLMFCRMLKTFPEIEFPMEVLEFIGLGYTGIEELPSSIGYLVGLKQLHLSDCRDLTNLPHTIYKLQHLKELNLLNCKGLQEILRFPPNVVEVQAAWCESLAIFLEEPRRSQLLNMWDPPEPEGVGTTSSAPQSSSLGNNVVTESDFVIERDCPRNLKVLDLSNSAIVSLPAWLNEFAGLEELYLSHCKKLEEIPELPPNIKNVCANGCTSLERFQYNNINDLPMLEWIEFSDCHRLRENMGDDLQIRLMSEGHPKKREFGCIFPGNKIPDCFSQREAISYTDWCEININEPLHLDLENTIFAFSAVIETEDVEDEVCFRILVEVINNGQLIYCHRSIWISYAAGSDHVYLHYSGSPHSRLKMDNLRVTFKLEFGSYSKTVILKTCGFHLQHRYEEDAIDLMDRIQHSKRSRGDDDDGNLESNCYPQQKRHSSILGISIPDVEETPLGESQLHQSNHPGT